The Candidatus Tiamatella incendiivivens genome includes a region encoding these proteins:
- a CDS encoding RsmB/NOP family class I SAM-dependent RNA methyltransferase, with protein sequence MIKQRNGGLKQIFTLEPSREARRLAEKYGYKPWMIERYLQMLPYNEVIDLLEANEKPLPKAIRCNNFLINCETLKKRLLEKEVELEKIPFTKYGYYAKKGSGKIGYLHEYLLGYYYIQGPASMIPVDVLNPKAGEDILDAAAAPGGKATQILQYTHDKAFLTAIDKNRDRLKALRSHLSRMGFTNYIIIRMDALNVPSTLLYNKILLDAPCSGEGIIRRDPLRKKSRKISDLVYLSELQVSLLNHLKANVRINGTIVYSTCTIGVEENEYVLTKILENDPCLEPVDIKAPGVNGLVEYGGIKFDEGVKRCKRMFPHTLDTEGFFICKLRKKC encoded by the coding sequence TCACGTTGGAACCGAGCAGAGAAGCCAGGAGACTAGCAGAGAAATACGGGTATAAACCGTGGATGATTGAAAGATACCTTCAAATGCTCCCTTATAACGAGGTAATAGACCTCCTGGAAGCCAACGAGAAACCTTTACCGAAAGCAATTAGATGTAATAATTTTCTTATAAATTGTGAAACCCTGAAAAAGCGGCTGCTGGAGAAGGAAGTAGAACTAGAGAAGATACCGTTCACAAAATACGGGTATTATGCCAAGAAAGGTAGTGGGAAAATAGGATATTTACATGAATACCTCTTGGGATACTATTACATTCAAGGACCCGCTTCAATGATACCAGTAGATGTGCTTAACCCGAAAGCAGGTGAAGACATACTTGATGCAGCGGCAGCTCCCGGAGGAAAAGCAACTCAAATACTCCAGTACACACATGACAAGGCCTTCCTAACAGCCATAGATAAAAACAGGGATAGATTAAAAGCCTTGAGAAGCCACCTCTCCAGAATGGGTTTCACCAACTACATTATCATAAGAATGGATGCGCTTAACGTGCCTTCCACGCTATTATACAATAAAATACTCTTAGATGCACCCTGCAGCGGAGAGGGTATAATCCGGAGAGATCCCCTGAGGAAAAAATCCAGGAAAATCAGTGATCTAGTCTACTTATCAGAACTCCAAGTCAGCCTTCTAAACCATCTAAAAGCAAACGTGAGGATTAATGGAACCATAGTGTATTCTACCTGTACAATAGGGGTTGAGGAAAATGAGTATGTCCTAACGAAAATACTAGAAAATGATCCGTGCCTAGAACCAGTTGATATTAAAGCTCCAGGAGTAAACGGGTTAGTAGAATACGGTGGAATAAAATTTGATGAAGGAGTGAAGAGATGTAAAAGAATGTTTCCACACACCCTAGACACGGAGGGATTCTTCATATGCAAACTAAGAAAAAAGTGCTAA